CAGAGGAGCCCACTCTCCTGATGAAAAAGCGAACATTACCTCGACTCAGAAATTCTGGGGCTTCCTGAAAGATATTTTAGCGAATATTCCTCAGAAATAAATAAATTAAAAGCTATGATCGGAACCTGGAAAGGAAAATATAAGTACAGCATTAAAAAAAGCTCTGAATTCTATGATAAGGAAGTTGAATTTCTATTAAGAATAACAGAGTTTGATGGTATAAATTTTACCGGAACAGTACAGGATAGCGATCACAATTATGGAACCAGAGGTGTAGGAAGCATCAAAGGAAAGATTAATAATAGCTCTATAGAGTTTATTAAACAAATGCCTATAAAAACAATGGTGTCTACGAATGGGAAAAAGACGGAAAATGAAAATGAGAGTCATACACCAATCTTTTATACCGGCATTTCAAACCTTCAAGATTCTTACTCCGGAAATTGGAAAATGAAAGAAAGTGGTTTTATCAACAGATTGCTTTATCTTTTTTTTGGAGTAAAAGGCACTTGGGAAATAACCAAAATAGAATAACTAAGCATAAAATTGCTATATTGAATATCCAAAGTCTTATGATTTTGGATATTTTAATTTTTAAATAGGATGAAAAAAATATTATTCCTAATCATTCTTATTATTTCTATCACATGTTTACATGCTCAAGATTTAGAATTCAGAATATATTGTTGTGAAACCACAAGTCTAGTAACATTAAAAAATGGAAGACTACGTTTTATAAATACTCTCCTAGAAAACATTAAATATGATTCAGAGATTTCAAAAGATGATTTAATTGTATTGAACAATGAAATTAAAGATATAAATACGAAAAAAGGTAATGAAGTCTGGTTGAATCATTGTATAGATGATGGAACTAATTTAAAATTCAAAATTATAGATCACGATATTATTGTGAAAAAAGTTTTTGTAGGTAATTATATGGACCGAAGATTAAATAAAATTATTTTAATTATTAATAAGTACCTAGAAAAAATTAATACTAATAGTTTTATAGCTGTACTTGGCTATGGCTCTAATAATGAAAATTATATCAAAAATGAAATTACAGATCAAGAATCCTGCCCAATGACAGCATCAGAAAAATACAAAAATGCAATGTTAAATAGTTGGTGTGAATTTTAAAATGAATAAATATTATTAAAACAATGAAAAGTATCACCGTATTCTGTGGTTCAAGTTTCGGCACAGATAAAATTTATGAAGAACAGGCATTCCTGCTTGGGCAAACCTTAGCAAAACAAGATATACAACTTGTTTATGGCGGCTCGGAAACCGGCTTAATGGGAACAGTAGCTAATGGAACTTTAAGTGAAAATGGTAAGGTAATTGGGGTCCTACCGCAGTTTTTACAATCCAAAGAAATTGCCCACAAAAATCTGACAGAGCTCATCATTGTGGAAACCATGCATGAAAGAAAGACCAAAATGAACGAACTGTGTGATGGTGTTATCGTTCTCCCAGGAGGTTATGGAACATTGGAAGAACTTTTCGAGATGATCACATGGGCACAGCTCGGCCTTCACAAAAAGCCTATCGGGATTCTGAATATTGACGGGTTTTATGATGATCTGATCAAATTGGTTCAGACTATGGTAGATAAAGGATTTTTAAAGCAGGTAAACAGTGATATGCTTCTAATCAGTGGCACCATTGAAGATTTATTGGAAAAAATGAGGAATTATCAGGCTCCTACGGTTGGAAAGTGGATTTCTAAGGAAGAGATTTAATAAGAAAAAGAGGTATTCATGAATATCTTTTTTTTATTGAAAAAAACCAAATAAAAGATTAATTTTATCCCAATATTCAGAACTATTTTAATTGATAAACAGTCCGCTGAATACCAGAAAAGACGTTCTGAAATACATCCGCAACATCACAATAATCTGATATATGAAAACAATTACAAATTTCTTTTGTCTGGCATTATTTCTCAGTTTCTTTTGGAGTTTTTCACAGAATCAAAATATTCTGCAGGATAAAAATACCATAAAAACAGACAATCCATTAAAATCAGAACTTGATCTGGAAATAGATCAATATGTAAAAAAATACTACGAAGACCCAAAAGCGGTAGGACTTTCTATTGGAATCACAATAAAAGGCAAAGATTATTACTACAATTATGGAGAGTTAGAATATGGAAAACAAGTGCTTCCCAATAATAAAACCATCTATGAAATAGGTTCCATTACCAAAACATTTACGGGAATTCTCACTGCCCAGGCCATTTTAGATAAAAAAATAAGAACAGATGATGATATCCGGAAATACCTTCCTGAGAAGTACCCTAATTTACAATATAATAATCATCCTATTAAAATAATACACCTGGCCAACCATACTTCAAGAATTACAAGAATTTTCCCTAATCTTTATGAAAGACAGGACTATATAGAACTTAATCCGTTTAGCAACTACTCTAAAAAAATGTTCTACGAAGGACTGAAAAATATGAAAATGGATACGCTGCCAGGCGTAAAATATACGTATTCTAATATGGCCGTGAATTTATTAGGATATATTCTTGAGGATGTCTATCATGAAAACTATTTTTCACTGGTCAGAAAATATATTCTAAAACCGCTGCAAATGAATAGTACAACTGTAAGCCTTGCGGACGCTGACAAAAATAATATTGCCAAAGCCCATAACAATAACAGAGAGGTAACACCCTATTGGGACTTCTCTGAATTGGTAGCCACGGGAGAATTAAGATCAAACACCAACGATATGATTAAATATATCAAAGCCAATATTGCCGAAAAACAATTGAATATTTCATTATCCCATAAGTATACATTTGAAGGAGAAGAAGGCTCTCTTGGGCTCAATTGGTTCTTTCACACCACTAAAAACGGAAATACAATGTATGAGCATACCGGTGGAACAGGTGGATCAAGAAGTTCTCTGGAATTCTTTCCGGGGCTTCAGTCAGGATTTATTATTTTAACCAATAATCTTGCTAACAGAAAAATCTTAGAAAAGGATCTGTCTGCGTTTGTTGAAAAAATATCTTCAAAATAAATAAAAACCCGTCCGAAAAACTCGGACGGGTTTTATATTAAGATTAAAAAATATTTTCTAAGGATAAGGAGCTATTTCTACTTCAAGCCCTTCCATGGCATCGGCAATATGCAGCTGACATCCTAATCTGCTGTTGTCTTTCACGTGGAAAGCTTCACCCAGCATAGCATCTTCTTCATCTCCCATTGGTTCCAGACCAGGATCATTAATTACATATACCTGGCATGAAGCGCACATCGCCATTCCTCCACATACCCCAATAGTACCTTCTTCTGCCAATTCATAGGAACGGATAATTTCCATTAAGTTCATGGACATATCCGTAGGAGCTACGACATCATGGGTTATCCCTTCTCTGTCGGTAATTTTAATATTAACATCTGACATAATTCTGCAAAATTAGTCAATTTTTTTCACAACTGCCTTCTCTGCTTCTTTACGGCTTCCGTCGAATCCGTCAACACCACTTACCGTTGTATATTTCAATACGAATTTTTTACCCGGATTTAATCTGTTGTAAACACTCTGACACATTAAAGTAGCCTCGTGGAAACCACAAAGAATTAATTTCAGTTTTCCAGGATAAGTGTTGATATCTCCAATTGCGTAGATACCATCAATATTTGTCTGATAATCTAAGGCATTATTTACAACGATTGCATTTTTCTCGATATTTAATCCCCAGTTTCCGATCTCCCCTAGTTTTGGAGTCAGTCCGAATAATGGAATAAAGTAATCTGTTTCAATATCGTAAGCTTCCTCACCGTCAACCTGTACCGTAATTGCTTCTACTTTTCCATCACCTTTAATAGCTGTAACTTCAGCCGGAGTGATTAGTTTAATTTTTCCCTGATTCTTAAGATCCTGAACTTTTTCTACAGAATCCAAAGCTCCTCTGAACTCATTTCTTCTGTGAATCAATGTAACTTCGCTTGCAACATTTGACAGAAAAACACTCCAGTCAAGAGCAGAATCACCACCTCCGGCAATCACTACTTTTTTATTTCTGAAATGCTCAGGCTCTTTCACAAAGTACTCAAGCCCTTTTTCTTCATAATCTGCAATATTATCCATCGTAGGTTTTCTTGGTTCAAAAGTACCCAAACCACCGGCAATGGCAATCGCTTTACATCTGTGAACAGTTCCTTTGTTGGTAATTACTTCAAACCATTCATCATCCACTTTGGTATAAGAAACAGCTGTTTCTCCCAAAGTAAATCCAGGCTGAAACTGCTTGATCTGTTCCATCAAATTATCCACCAACTCTCCAGCATTCACTGAAGGATAACCAGGAATATCGAAGATAGGTTTTTTAGGATAAAGTTCCGCCAACTGCCCTCCCGGCTGTGGAAGTGCATCAATAATATGGCACTTCATTTTTAACAAACCAGCTTCAAAAACTGCAAAAAGTCCTGTAGGTCCCGCACCTATGATCAATATATCTGTGGTTATCATAATATTTAAGATAATTTAATTATACATGTAACTGCAAATTTACTAATTTTAATGCGAAGCATATTTAATTGATTCTAAATAAAAACCTGAGATTTGTCAAATATCTATTAATTAAGTTTTTAAATTTGGCAGTGTTTTTGTAAATGTCTTGTTATGAAGAAAATTTTAGTCCTTTTTGCAGTAATTATATTCTTTTTAGGCTCAGCCCAGATTGATAACATCGCAGACGGCGAATCCATCACTCTCAGGATCCATTATGGCTTCCTGAATGCAGGAACAGCCAACCTTACTACAAAACAGACCAATTATAAAGGAGTTCCTCACCTGTATGTAAAAGGTACAGGGCAGACTACGGGTGCCGTAAAAGCATTCTTCAAAGTGGAAGATTTATATGAAAGTTTCATCAATACCCAAACAGGATTACCAAGTTTCTATGTACGAAATGTACGTGAGGGCAGCTACCGCCAGCATTTTGAAACGGTTTTTAATCACGATAACAACACTTTAATATTAACTGATAAAAAAACTCCGGCCAATGGTTCTAAGGTTTTAAAATCAGTAAAAGGAGTTCAGGATATGCTTTCCTGTTTTTATTATTTAAGAAGTAAAAGCCCGGATGAACTGAAGGTGGGAACAATCATCAATATGAATGTATGGATTGATGATGAGATGTTTCCTTTCCAGCTAAAAGTAACAGGAACAGAAAATTTAAAGACAAAATTCGGAACCATCAACTGTTTAAAGATTATTCCGTCTGTAAAAAGCGGAAGAGTATTCAAAGAAAAAGAAGGCGTAACCATGTGGGTTTCCAATGATGCCAACCACGTTCCTATGCTGTTGAAAGCAGAGCTTGCAGTAGGATCACTGAAAGCCAGCATTGATGATTACAAAAATGTAAAATATCCTTTAAAATTCAGCAAATAACAATAATAGACTTTTCTTAGCTAAAACTAAAAAGAGGCTATCTCCTATGTTTGTTTTTATCATCAAATGTAGAAGATAGCCTTTTTCTTTATGAACTTACATGCAATTCAAGTAATTTAATTATAATCAACCAGTTACATTAAAAAAAACTTGGTGATTTACTGAGAAAATTGTAATTTAAACATCATATATTACAACCATGGCAACCTGTAAAAATGTAACCAAAACATTGGACTTCGGATATCGCTTCACCAAAGTTTTTTTTATAATAGTATGCATAACAATACCATTCTCATTTTTTCAATCACAGGTCACAAAATTAGATTCTTATTTTTCTGCAAAAGCTAAACAAGGAGACTTTAACGGTGTTATTCTTGTTGCTGAAAAAAATAAAATACTATATCAAAAAGCTTTCGGTTTCGCAGATTTTGAAAACAGGCAGCCCAATACTATACATACACGTTTCCCGATAGGATCTATAACCAAATTGTTAACGGCAACAGCTGCTCTTCAGTTAGTAGATAAAGGACTTCTTGAACTTAACCAATCTGTAAAATTTTATCTGCATGAATTTCCTTATCCGGACATAACTTTAGCTCACCTTCTTTCACATACATCCGGATTACCTTCCTGGGATATTGTATTTGGAAAAGCAATTAAAGATCACCCTGATACTGTATTTAGTAATAAAGACATTTTAAAAGAATATTCAGAACAAAATATCAATTTGATTTTTAGTCCGGGTTCAGCACATGAATACAACAATGCAAATTCAGTATTTGTAGCCCTGCTTATTGAAAAAGTTACTGGTCAGACATATGAAGATTATATGAAGCAGTATATTTTTATACCTGCCGGAATGAAAAATACTTTTATTCCTACAACACCTTTTTTTAATTATCTGCCGGCAGAACGGAAAAATATAGCGAAATTATATATAAGCCATATGTATACCCCGTTAAAGGAAAATACAGAGACCATACAATCAAATAAGGACTACTGGAAAAAGTTTAATTTTAAAGGTTTCGGAGAAATCATTACAACTGCAGAGGATCTATTTCGGTTTAATACTTTATTAACAACAGGAAAAATTCTTAGCCCTATTGTTTTGAAGACAGCGCAAGAAGCGATACAGCTTAACAATGGAACGGTTCTGCCTAGAGGTATGGGATGGCAGGTTGAAAAGGATAATATTTTAGGTAAAATAGTTGGTCATGGTGGTGGACTTACAGGTTTATTGACCAGTTTTGTTTATCAGGTAGATACACAAAGATTAGCTATTATACTGGACAATACCCAACAGAACGCAGAAGATCTTAGTGTAGATGCATTGATGATTCTTGCGGGGCAGCCCTTAGCCCTTCCGGGAAAAGATTTAGCCCGGATTTATGGGCGTATTTTATTAGAAAAGGGAGCAATATCAGCCAAAAATGAACTGTATGTATTAAAAAGAAATACAACAGAATACTTTTTGTCCGAGCAACAGTTCAATAAACTTGGTTATGATTTTCTCAGGTCAGGAAAAATACCTCAGGCCCTCGAGACTTTTCGTATAAATACAGAACTATTTCCACAGAGCTATAATACATTCGATAGTTATGGTGAAGCTCTTCTTAAGAATAATCAGAGAGAAAAGGCATTAATAATGTATCAAAAATCGGTGGAATTAAATCCTGGTAATGAAAATGGAAAAAAGATAATTCAGGAGTTGATAAAGTAACAATCTATTGGGAGCTATTGTTTATTTCAATAGGGTTCGGAATATTTCAACAAAATTTCCCAGAAAATAAACACTGTCTATCCATTACATCATTTCATATTCTTACTATATACTGTTACCCTAACCACAGCACTTTCATTCTTAGAAGGTGTTATTGTGTTATTGAATTTTACGATAGAGGATGCCAAATCATAGACTAATTCAGCATCTAAAAAAATTAAAATGATATATAGCTGTAATAATTTTCAGTTTTGAATTGTCTTAATAATAGAAGCAGACAAAAGAGCTGCAGCATGTCAATACTTCATTTCGACAACAGTTGATCCGAAGTATAGACATAAGAAACAGACACGTGTAAATTTTTCAATAAGATCAGTTTTTAATTACGTTTTGTTTCTTAGGTCAGTAATTAAAAACAAAAAACCTCCGGAGCTCCGGAGGTTTGATTTTTTATAGTGTTTTGAACTGTTCCAGTGTTCTGATATCATTTTCAAAGAACATTCTGATGTCACTCATCTGGTAAAGAAGCATTGTAATTCTTTCAATTCCCATTCCGAATGCATATCCTGAATATTTCTCAGAATCAATATTCACATTTTTCAGTACGGCAGGGTCTACCATTCCACATCCCATAATTTCCAGCCATCCTGTTCCTTTTGTAATTCTGTAGTCTGTTTCAGAGTTTAATCCCCAATACACATCGATTTCAGCACTTGGCTCTGTGAACGGGAAGAATGAAGGTCTCATTCTGATCTTAGATTTTCCGAAAAGCTCAGTAGTAAAGAACTGGATTGTTTGTTTTAAGTCTGCAAAGCTTACATTCTCATCAATATACAATCCTTCAATCTGATGGAAGATACAGTGAGAACGTGAAGAGATTGCTTCATTTCTGAAAACTCTTCCCGGAGATAAAATTCTGATTGGCGGCTGGTTTTCTTCCATAAAACGAGTCTGTACGGAAGAAGTGTGTGTTCTCAAAAG
Above is a genomic segment from Chryseobacterium viscerum containing:
- a CDS encoding serine hydrolase domain-containing protein — its product is MKTITNFFCLALFLSFFWSFSQNQNILQDKNTIKTDNPLKSELDLEIDQYVKKYYEDPKAVGLSIGITIKGKDYYYNYGELEYGKQVLPNNKTIYEIGSITKTFTGILTAQAILDKKIRTDDDIRKYLPEKYPNLQYNNHPIKIIHLANHTSRITRIFPNLYERQDYIELNPFSNYSKKMFYEGLKNMKMDTLPGVKYTYSNMAVNLLGYILEDVYHENYFSLVRKYILKPLQMNSTTVSLADADKNNIAKAHNNNREVTPYWDFSELVATGELRSNTNDMIKYIKANIAEKQLNISLSHKYTFEGEEGSLGLNWFFHTTKNGNTMYEHTGGTGGSRSSLEFFPGLQSGFIILTNNLANRKILEKDLSAFVEKISSK
- a CDS encoding DUF3108 domain-containing protein, with product MKKILVLFAVIIFFLGSAQIDNIADGESITLRIHYGFLNAGTANLTTKQTNYKGVPHLYVKGTGQTTGAVKAFFKVEDLYESFINTQTGLPSFYVRNVREGSYRQHFETVFNHDNNTLILTDKKTPANGSKVLKSVKGVQDMLSCFYYLRSKSPDELKVGTIINMNVWIDDEMFPFQLKVTGTENLKTKFGTINCLKIIPSVKSGRVFKEKEGVTMWVSNDANHVPMLLKAELAVGSLKASIDDYKNVKYPLKFSK
- the pheS gene encoding phenylalanine--tRNA ligase subunit alpha, whose translation is MIEKIEELLVEVNGFNATSKEDIENFRIKYNGKKGVLNDFFEKFKEVPNDQKKEFGQKINTLKQAVAVKLEDLKNSSESSIVVEKEDLTRPAFPLELGSRHPINLVKNRIIEIFKSIGFAVADGPEIEDDWHNFTALNLPEYHPARDMQDTFFIEQNPDILLRTHTSSVQTRFMEENQPPIRILSPGRVFRNEAISSRSHCIFHQIEGLYIDENVSFADLKQTIQFFTTELFGKSKIRMRPSFFPFTEPSAEIDVYWGLNSETDYRITKGTGWLEIMGCGMVDPAVLKNVNIDSEKYSGYAFGMGIERITMLLYQMSDIRMFFENDIRTLEQFKTL
- a CDS encoding ferredoxin codes for the protein MSDVNIKITDREGITHDVVAPTDMSMNLMEIIRSYELAEEGTIGVCGGMAMCASCQVYVINDPGLEPMGDEEDAMLGEAFHVKDNSRLGCQLHIADAMEGLEVEIAPYP
- a CDS encoding TIGR00730 family Rossman fold protein, which encodes MKSITVFCGSSFGTDKIYEEQAFLLGQTLAKQDIQLVYGGSETGLMGTVANGTLSENGKVIGVLPQFLQSKEIAHKNLTELIIVETMHERKTKMNELCDGVIVLPGGYGTLEELFEMITWAQLGLHKKPIGILNIDGFYDDLIKLVQTMVDKGFLKQVNSDMLLISGTIEDLLEKMRNYQAPTVGKWISKEEI
- a CDS encoding NAD(P)/FAD-dependent oxidoreductase, giving the protein MITTDILIIGAGPTGLFAVFEAGLLKMKCHIIDALPQPGGQLAELYPKKPIFDIPGYPSVNAGELVDNLMEQIKQFQPGFTLGETAVSYTKVDDEWFEVITNKGTVHRCKAIAIAGGLGTFEPRKPTMDNIADYEEKGLEYFVKEPEHFRNKKVVIAGGGDSALDWSVFLSNVASEVTLIHRRNEFRGALDSVEKVQDLKNQGKIKLITPAEVTAIKGDGKVEAITVQVDGEEAYDIETDYFIPLFGLTPKLGEIGNWGLNIEKNAIVVNNALDYQTNIDGIYAIGDINTYPGKLKLILCGFHEATLMCQSVYNRLNPGKKFVLKYTTVSGVDGFDGSRKEAEKAVVKKID
- a CDS encoding serine hydrolase, yielding MATCKNVTKTLDFGYRFTKVFFIIVCITIPFSFFQSQVTKLDSYFSAKAKQGDFNGVILVAEKNKILYQKAFGFADFENRQPNTIHTRFPIGSITKLLTATAALQLVDKGLLELNQSVKFYLHEFPYPDITLAHLLSHTSGLPSWDIVFGKAIKDHPDTVFSNKDILKEYSEQNINLIFSPGSAHEYNNANSVFVALLIEKVTGQTYEDYMKQYIFIPAGMKNTFIPTTPFFNYLPAERKNIAKLYISHMYTPLKENTETIQSNKDYWKKFNFKGFGEIITTAEDLFRFNTLLTTGKILSPIVLKTAQEAIQLNNGTVLPRGMGWQVEKDNILGKIVGHGGGLTGLLTSFVYQVDTQRLAIILDNTQQNAEDLSVDALMILAGQPLALPGKDLARIYGRILLEKGAISAKNELYVLKRNTTEYFLSEQQFNKLGYDFLRSGKIPQALETFRINTELFPQSYNTFDSYGEALLKNNQREKALIMYQKSVELNPGNENGKKIIQELIK